In Tautonia rosea, the genomic window GATCAATGACTCCGGGAAGATCGTCGCTTTCGACGAGCAAGGAATAAAACGGAGGATCACCCCAGGTCGGCAGCACGATGAATGAACCCAGGGTCAGCCCGAGTTCCTGCTGAACGGTCTTCAAGGCACCAACGACCTGGAACTCGGAGAGTTTCTCTCCAGTCATGCTGGAGATGTGGGAGCCTTTGTTGAGGAAGGTCAATAACGGAGCTCGACCCTCAAACCCGACACACTGCACCAGATCACGAATCTGATAGCGGTAGAGACCTCCGGCGGTGGTCAGGAGGATGAAATAACGACGTCCTTCCACGAGGTCGGCTGCTCCGATGGCTTCAGGCTGATCGGCGTCTTCGGCTTCCTCGGGAATGAACTCGAAGTAATGATGCTGGTAGTCGAGAATGCCGGCTGGGGAGTGGTCTTCGACGGGAATCGTCATCCGACCTTCGGAGGCAATTAAGCCGGGGTCTCGGATCGGGGCTTCACCGAAAACGTCACTGAACTGGTTCAGGTAGGCTCCCATCGTGCCACCAGTCCAGTTGGCAACCAGTTGCAGGTCGGTCCAGTAGTCCTTGGGAAGCAACTGACCGGTCCGGTTCACGACCTCCTCCAGGCGACGGGCCGTGCCAGGACGACGAAATCGGGTCCGCAACCGAAGGTTCTTGCGGACGTCGTCCGGAATCTCCCACTTCGGATCAATCCGTCCGTCGCGGAGGTCGCGAATCAACGTTTCCTTCTCTCGATCCCCGAGTCGAGCGATGCCGAGCAGGGTGCTGGGATTGGCGGCAATGATCGCTCCGAGGTTTCGAGCCACGGAGAGGCGAAGCGCGACATAGTACTTGGCTTCGACCTGTTTGATCCGGGACGCCGCCGGGGGCATGCAGTAATTCAGTCGAACGAGCGGGTGCTGCATGGCGGCGGTCAGGCCGGTGATCGCCCCGCATGGGATTCCGGCGGAGGTGGATGATTCCCGCCAGTCGCTCGCGAGTTGCAAGATCGGCCGCATGCCGTCGCGCAACATTCCTTCGTGGGCATCAAAGGCAAGGATGCCCCAGATCTTCCATCCATCTCGGTAGGCGTTAAGCGATTCTCGGGTGACGGGAATTGTCTTGGGACGGGCGGTGGTGCCGGAGGTCATGGCAAACATCATGACCTCGGTTTTGGGACCGAAGAGGGCGTGGGTATGCCCTTCTCGAACGCGAGCCAGATAGGGCTCCATTTGATCATAGTCGCGGATGGGAACCCGTCGTTGATAATCCTCAGGAGACTGGATCGAGGAAAAGCCATGCTCCCGACCGAAGTCGCTGTCGGCATGGCGGCGCGTCAATTCCAGCAACCGATTGCGCTGGATTTGATCGGCCTCGGTCGTGGCTCGAAGAAATTCGCGGGCGAGTCGCCGGGCCCGCTCGGCCATGGGTGCGCCCGCCCACCGGCGAATCACATGGAACATCGGGTCTTTGGCTCGACGAGGAAAGAGGAGTCATCCCACTCAGAGCCTTTTGAGTGAACTCGAAGGCCCTCAACATCCCTGCGTCAGCATGAGACGACGAGTTCGCTCAACTGTCAACCCGAGACGGTTGATCGGTGAGCGGAGGATAGCGAGACTTCCAGAAGAAATGGTTCGACGACCTGCCCATCAACTTCGGAGAGTTCGACCTGAGACGAACGGGCACGGGGTGCTGAATTCCGGAAGAAGGTTGACACACGGCAGCGGTACTCGTCGGGAGAGATTTCCCGGCAGCGATTATGCTTGGCACCAGGGACGAGCCAGAGTTCCTTGGGCTCCCGAGCGGCGTCAAACAGGCCCTGGGCGATCGAGGGTCCGATGTAGGCGTCTCGTTGAC contains:
- a CDS encoding GH3 auxin-responsive promoter family protein — encoded protein: MFHVIRRWAGAPMAERARRLAREFLRATTEADQIQRNRLLELTRRHADSDFGREHGFSSIQSPEDYQRRVPIRDYDQMEPYLARVREGHTHALFGPKTEVMMFAMTSGTTARPKTIPVTRESLNAYRDGWKIWGILAFDAHEGMLRDGMRPILQLASDWRESSTSAGIPCGAITGLTAAMQHPLVRLNYCMPPAASRIKQVEAKYYVALRLSVARNLGAIIAANPSTLLGIARLGDREKETLIRDLRDGRIDPKWEIPDDVRKNLRLRTRFRRPGTARRLEEVVNRTGQLLPKDYWTDLQLVANWTGGTMGAYLNQFSDVFGEAPIRDPGLIASEGRMTIPVEDHSPAGILDYQHHYFEFIPEEAEDADQPEAIGAADLVEGRRYFILLTTAGGLYRYQIRDLVQCVGFEGRAPLLTFLNKGSHISSMTGEKLSEFQVVGALKTVQQELGLTLGSFIVLPTWGDPPFYSLLVESDDLPGVIDPKFLAERIDQELCRQNVEYENKRDTHRLGPIQVRRVVPGSWGDFRSRRLASTGGTLEQYKQPCLLSDLKVISTFTFADESKQSGAA